Within Microterricola gilva, the genomic segment GTAAACCCGGAAGACAAGGACGCTCGAGGGCCGCAGGATTTCCTGCGGCCCTCGTTCGATTCTTCGCCCCGTCGTCGTGGTCGCTCGCCGCAACCGACAATAAGAATCGACCCCGATCACGCCTCGAGGGCGGGCACCAGACGGTCGAGGGCGTGAGCGACGCCCTCCTCGGCACACGAGAGCACAACGTCGTGGGCGATCGCACGAACGCTCTCGTGCGCGTTCGCCACCGCGTACGCCGTGCCCGCCCAGCCGAGCATCGCAATATCGTTCGGCATGTCGCCGAAAGCGATGACGTCGCGTGCAGGGATGCCGAGACGCTCGCAGAGCCGAGCCAGCGCCGAGGCCTTGGTGACTCCCGCCGCGCTGATCTCGGCGAGCCCTGGAACCGACCACGTCACCGTCGCCCTATCGCCGACAACGGCCGCTACCTGCGCCTGAAAGTCGTCGGAGTCCAACGCGGAGTGGCGAACGAGCAGCTTCGCCGCCGGCTGATCCCAGATCTCGGCCAGCGCCCCGCGCCGCACACTCGCACGTGCTGCGCCGAGCTCCGGATAGTCCGGGTCGAAGCG encodes:
- a CDS encoding Cof-type HAD-IIB family hydrolase, with protein sequence MTKLVAPVLVATDLDGTLVPNASMSVPEFTARVLRRLDDAGVPVVFVTGRPLRWMSPFWPHIGKHGLAIVSNGAITFDAHAQRVISIAGIDAEPGLELSRSIAAAIPGATFAIECADGIRFDPDYPELGAARASVRRGALAEIWDQPAAKLLVRHSALDSDDFQAQVAAVVGDRATVTWSVPGLAEISAAGVTKASALARLCERLGIPARDVIAFGDMPNDIAMLGWAGTAYAVANAHESVRAIAHDVVLSCAEEGVAHALDRLVPALEA